From Deinococcus sp. Marseille-Q6407, one genomic window encodes:
- a CDS encoding type 1 glutamine amidotransferase domain-containing protein, giving the protein MTTAKLQGKKIAILAADGVEDIELVSPRQAIEEAGGTCELISLESGEIQSMDSDITPKAKYSVDKTVADAKISDYQGLLLPGGTVNPDKLRLDKNAMQFVRDAYDQGLPIAAICHGPWSLSETGIAKGLKMTSWPSLQHELKLEGANWVDEECVTDKGVVTSRNPGDLPAFNKKIVEEFAEGNHSDRR; this is encoded by the coding sequence ATGACGACTGCAAAACTGCAAGGCAAGAAAATCGCCATTCTGGCGGCCGATGGAGTGGAAGACATCGAGCTGGTCAGCCCCCGTCAGGCCATCGAAGAAGCCGGCGGCACCTGTGAACTGATCAGCCTCGAGAGCGGCGAAATTCAGAGCATGGACAGCGACATCACCCCCAAGGCCAAGTACAGCGTCGACAAGACGGTGGCCGATGCCAAGATCAGCGACTACCAGGGCCTGCTGCTGCCCGGCGGCACCGTGAACCCCGACAAGCTGCGCCTGGACAAGAACGCCATGCAGTTCGTGCGTGACGCTTATGACCAGGGTCTGCCGATTGCCGCCATCTGCCACGGCCCTTGGAGCCTCAGCGAAACCGGCATCGCCAAGGGCCTGAAGATGACTTCTTGGCCCAGCCTGCAGCACGAGCTGAAGCTGGAAGGCGCCAACTGGGTGGACGAAGAATGCGTCACCGACAAGGGCGTGGTGACCAGCCGCAACCCGGGTGACCTGCCCGCCTTCAACAAGAAGATTGTTGAAGAATTCGCCGAAGGCAACCACAGCGACCGCCGCTGA
- the gcvH gene encoding glycine cleavage system protein GcvH translates to MTNPTELKYAPSHEWLAQDGKVGITQHAQDQLGDVVYVELPEVGREVEAGEAVAVVESVKTASDIYAPASGTIKAVNEELEGSPELVNEAPFEGGWLFQIEVTAEGDNLMDADAYAAENG, encoded by the coding sequence ATGACCAACCCCACCGAACTGAAGTACGCTCCCTCGCACGAATGGCTGGCCCAGGATGGCAAGGTCGGCATCACCCAGCACGCTCAGGACCAGCTGGGCGACGTGGTGTACGTGGAACTGCCCGAAGTGGGCCGCGAAGTGGAAGCCGGCGAAGCCGTGGCCGTGGTGGAATCGGTCAAGACCGCTTCCGACATCTATGCTCCGGCCAGTGGCACCATCAAAGCCGTGAACGAAGAGCTAGAAGGCAGCCCTGAGCTGGTGAACGAGGCTCCCTTTGAAGGCGGCTGGCTGTTTCAGATCGAAGTGACGGCTGAAGGCGACAACCTGATGGACGCCGACGCCTACGCTGCCGAAAACGGCTGA
- a CDS encoding FAD-dependent oxidoreductase: protein MTFPSSRPAPHSGQAPRSQPQPGHRYDVAVIGAGLAGSELALRLAQAGQDVLLVTQALDHVGNLYAPTLAGADLPQSSRLGQLAADLPEDADSWTFHRRLKTLLESTDGLHLLQSTITALDEEEEDGPDGAGSLIRLSSWEGPALTAHRAVLAVGAFLKGRLLVGDTLEDAGRLSEVAYDFLADDLARSGVYLTGAAQEAAAVEGAPPYEVRFLTLADSELDGFRVERFSGVYALGRCTAQGDSYRRVLKDAAQLAAELTGQPGRASAGESA from the coding sequence ATGACGTTTCCTTCCTCCCGCCCCGCGCCCCACTCCGGGCAGGCGCCGCGCAGTCAGCCGCAGCCGGGCCACCGCTACGACGTGGCCGTGATTGGGGCCGGCCTGGCCGGCAGTGAACTGGCCCTGCGGCTGGCCCAGGCCGGGCAGGACGTGCTGCTGGTCACCCAGGCTCTTGACCATGTGGGCAACCTCTACGCGCCGACGCTGGCCGGCGCCGACCTGCCCCAGAGCAGCCGGCTGGGCCAGCTGGCCGCCGACCTGCCGGAAGACGCCGACAGCTGGACTTTTCACCGCCGCCTCAAGACCCTTCTGGAAAGTACTGACGGCCTGCACCTGCTGCAAAGCACTATTACGGCCCTGGATGAGGAAGAAGAAGACGGCCCGGACGGGGCAGGCAGCCTGATTCGGCTCAGCAGCTGGGAAGGTCCGGCCCTGACGGCCCACCGCGCCGTGCTGGCGGTGGGGGCTTTCCTGAAGGGACGTTTGCTGGTGGGCGACACCCTGGAAGATGCTGGCCGCCTCTCGGAAGTCGCCTACGATTTTCTGGCGGATGATCTGGCCCGCAGCGGAGTGTACCTGACCGGCGCGGCGCAGGAGGCTGCTGCCGTGGAAGGCGCGCCGCCTTACGAGGTGCGTTTTCTGACCCTGGCCGACAGTGAGCTGGACGGCTTCCGGGTAGAGCGTTTCAGCGGGGTGTATGCGCTGGGCCGCTGCACCGCACAGGGAGATTCCTACCGCCGGGTGCTGAAAGATGCGGCGCAGCTGGCCGCCGAGCTGACCGGGCAGCCCGGCCGGGCCTCGGCAGGGGAGAGCGCATGA
- the dnaG gene encoding DNA primase has translation MRERLNIADVIGEYVNLTPAGKGRMKGLCPFHQEKTPSFQVDTEQGYYYCFGCKAGGDVFKFVQEMDHLNFGDALRKLAERAGVQLEQRYGERVSRDLYDVNDFALNYFRSHLDGAALAYFQGRGLTEQMIEEFELGYAPDGWDGLLGHARTHGLTEQQLLDAGLLSRNEQGRVYDRFRNRVMFPIRDHLGRLVGFGGRVLDDSKPKYLNTPETDAFKKGELLYGLQRARSVLKDGQPLIVAEGYMDVIALHQHGFTGAVASLGTALTAEHAALLERLGARELILMFDRDEAGLKATLSGLDQTVGARFQVRATSVPSGKDPADALREGDVASVQRALSGGLDEIEYRVHAALDKHGLDSRDGKRRILLELLPRMQNLDPLDEGADRMRARVCELLEIRPPALLDWIGSKAKRRTLTDTHLAGMSQGGQEEDRELALLRQLLVDPRLLAKLDGTLGWRNELVRKVMLAAEGAESTEEIMSVFRGQPEEQQLIRLMFETRQSGNISRAGHQEYESKHQAYAAAAVDDIQVGLSIESLRSEVQLLKSQLAAAQPGEQMQLLRQIGELQRAIEAEKRARVHGA, from the coding sequence GTGCGCGAGCGGCTGAATATCGCGGACGTGATCGGCGAATATGTCAACCTGACCCCGGCCGGCAAGGGCCGGATGAAGGGCCTGTGCCCTTTTCACCAGGAGAAGACCCCCTCCTTTCAGGTGGATACCGAGCAGGGCTATTACTACTGCTTTGGCTGCAAGGCCGGCGGCGACGTGTTCAAGTTCGTGCAGGAGATGGACCACCTCAATTTCGGCGACGCCCTGCGCAAGCTGGCCGAGCGGGCCGGCGTGCAGCTGGAACAGCGCTACGGCGAGCGGGTCAGCCGCGACCTGTACGACGTCAACGATTTCGCGCTGAATTATTTCCGCAGCCATCTGGACGGCGCGGCCCTGGCCTATTTTCAGGGCCGTGGGCTGACCGAGCAGATGATTGAGGAATTCGAGCTGGGCTACGCTCCGGACGGCTGGGATGGGCTGCTGGGCCATGCCCGCACCCACGGCCTGACCGAGCAGCAACTGCTGGACGCCGGCCTGCTGAGCCGCAACGAGCAGGGCCGAGTCTACGACCGTTTCCGGAACCGGGTGATGTTCCCCATCCGCGACCATCTGGGGCGGCTGGTGGGCTTTGGCGGCCGGGTGCTGGACGATTCCAAACCCAAGTACCTCAACACCCCCGAAACCGACGCCTTCAAAAAAGGCGAACTGCTTTACGGCCTGCAGCGTGCCCGCAGCGTCCTGAAAGACGGTCAGCCCCTGATTGTCGCCGAAGGGTATATGGACGTGATTGCGCTGCACCAGCATGGCTTCACTGGGGCAGTCGCCAGCCTGGGCACGGCCCTGACTGCCGAGCATGCCGCGCTGCTGGAACGGCTGGGCGCCCGCGAGCTGATTCTGATGTTCGACCGCGACGAGGCCGGGCTCAAGGCCACCCTGTCCGGGCTGGACCAGACGGTCGGTGCCCGCTTTCAGGTGCGGGCCACCTCAGTGCCCAGCGGCAAGGACCCCGCCGACGCCCTGCGCGAGGGCGACGTGGCCAGCGTGCAGCGGGCGCTGAGCGGCGGCCTGGACGAGATCGAGTACCGCGTCCACGCAGCGCTGGACAAGCACGGCCTGGACAGCCGCGACGGCAAGCGCCGCATCCTGCTGGAACTGCTGCCCCGCATGCAGAACCTCGACCCCTTAGACGAGGGCGCCGACCGGATGCGGGCGCGGGTCTGCGAGCTGCTGGAGATTCGCCCACCCGCGCTGCTCGACTGGATCGGGTCCAAGGCCAAGCGCCGCACCCTGACCGACACCCACCTGGCCGGAATGAGTCAGGGCGGGCAGGAGGAAGACCGCGAGCTGGCACTGCTGCGGCAGCTGCTGGTGGACCCCCGGCTGCTGGCCAAGCTGGACGGTACCCTGGGCTGGCGCAACGAACTGGTCCGCAAAGTGATGCTGGCGGCCGAGGGTGCCGAGAGCACCGAGGAAATCATGAGCGTCTTCCGGGGCCAGCCGGAAGAGCAGCAGCTGATCCGGCTGATGTTCGAGACGCGCCAGAGCGGCAACATTTCGCGGGCCGGCCACCAGGAGTACGAGAGCAAGCATCAGGCCTACGCTGCCGCCGCCGTAGACGATATCCAGGTGGGCCTCAGCATCGAGTCGCTGCGCAGCGAGGTGCAGCTGCTCAAGTCCCAGCTGGCCGCTGCGCAGCCGGGCGAGCAGATGCAGCTGCTGCGGCAGATCGGAGAACTGCAGCGGGCCATCGAAGCCGAGAAGCGGGCGCGGGTTCACGGCGCCTGA
- the murI gene encoding glutamate racemase — MTAQTQLTQEQAGAGRYDGAVNEAAPIGVFDSGVGGLSVLAELRRALPHERFCYLADTAHMPYGTRSDDDIRILTEAAARWLHGQGCKALVVACNTASAYGLQHLRHVFPDWPIVGLVPAVKPAALNTQSGVIGVMATPATLRGSKLQQSVAEWAAPRGVQVMLTTSPELVPLVERGEADSPDARALLRLLLRPLAEAGADQLVLGCTHYPFLAGSIRREFKEQFTLIDSGEAVARQTARVLRERGLLAPAEAGGCAPQVTYFVTGDPLVEQPIMARLAGEAVQVGWADAEHTAATAAATAISAQH; from the coding sequence GTGACAGCACAGACACAGTTGACACAGGAGCAGGCCGGGGCCGGGCGCTATGATGGCGCGGTGAATGAGGCGGCGCCTATCGGGGTATTCGACAGCGGGGTGGGCGGGCTAAGCGTGCTGGCCGAACTGCGCCGCGCCCTGCCACACGAGCGTTTCTGTTACCTCGCCGACACCGCGCACATGCCGTACGGCACCCGCAGCGACGACGACATCCGCATACTGACCGAGGCGGCGGCCCGCTGGCTGCACGGCCAAGGCTGCAAGGCGCTGGTGGTGGCCTGCAACACCGCTTCGGCTTACGGTTTGCAGCACCTGCGTCATGTCTTTCCCGACTGGCCCATCGTGGGGCTGGTGCCAGCCGTCAAACCGGCGGCGCTGAATACCCAAAGCGGCGTGATCGGGGTAATGGCGACCCCCGCCACCCTGCGCGGCTCCAAACTGCAGCAGTCGGTGGCCGAGTGGGCCGCGCCGCGCGGCGTGCAGGTCATGCTGACCACCAGCCCCGAACTGGTGCCACTGGTCGAACGCGGCGAGGCCGACAGCCCCGACGCCCGCGCCCTGCTGCGGCTGCTGCTGCGCCCGCTGGCCGAGGCCGGCGCCGACCAGCTGGTGCTGGGCTGCACCCATTACCCTTTTCTGGCTGGCAGCATCCGCCGCGAATTCAAGGAGCAATTCACCCTGATCGACAGCGGCGAGGCCGTAGCCCGGCAAACTGCCCGGGTGCTGCGGGAACGCGGCCTGCTGGCACCCGCAGAGGCCGGCGGCTGTGCGCCACAGGTCACCTATTTCGTGACGGGTGATCCCCTGGTCGAGCAGCCCATCATGGCGCGGCTGGCCGGCGAGGCGGTGCAGGTGGGCTGGGCCGACGCCGAGCATACAGCGGCTACGGCCGCCGCTACCGCCATCAGCGCGCAGCATTAA
- a CDS encoding class I SAM-dependent methyltransferase — translation MTLSATDPRFGQQPMKLLLPALRRALLADGEVTCQVPDPDLGVGLYAGESGPVGRHRPWGVWTDLADVLDAHLLIGERQPGGQRHLTFRRRAGRLETAQDYGAESEFARVDKLEDPVFLLTLVEALRRVGPPEAGRVLALGTGSGRELDALALAFPGRRLDVLGLDLDASALAAAQARHPDFAFLQQDIGALPPELGRFDLVLALSVLQSPRVGLDAVLRSLHRSHLTSGGGLVLGFPNARYSGGELSYGARLRNFERPDLSLLMADVAQARRYLNKHGYKVFVTGKYEVLVTALPAAARTPTGLEL, via the coding sequence ATGACTCTTTCAGCGACAGACCCTCGGTTCGGCCAGCAACCCATGAAGCTGCTGTTGCCGGCGCTGCGCCGCGCACTCCTGGCGGATGGAGAAGTCACCTGCCAGGTCCCCGACCCGGACCTGGGCGTGGGCCTGTACGCCGGCGAAAGCGGTCCAGTCGGGCGGCACCGGCCCTGGGGGGTCTGGACCGACCTGGCCGATGTGCTGGACGCACACCTGTTGATCGGTGAGCGGCAGCCTGGCGGGCAGCGGCACCTCACTTTTCGCCGCCGCGCCGGACGGCTGGAGACGGCACAGGACTACGGCGCAGAGAGTGAATTTGCCCGGGTAGACAAGCTGGAAGACCCGGTCTTTTTGCTGACTCTGGTCGAGGCGCTGCGGCGGGTGGGCCCCCCGGAGGCCGGCCGGGTGCTGGCGCTGGGCACCGGCAGCGGCCGCGAGCTGGACGCCTTGGCGCTGGCCTTTCCGGGCCGCCGGCTGGACGTGCTGGGGCTGGACCTGGACGCTTCGGCGCTGGCGGCCGCGCAGGCCCGGCACCCGGACTTCGCCTTTCTTCAGCAGGACATCGGCGCCCTGCCGCCGGAGCTGGGCCGCTTCGATCTGGTGCTGGCGCTCAGTGTGCTGCAAAGCCCCCGGGTAGGGTTGGACGCGGTACTGCGCTCGCTGCACCGCTCGCACCTGACCTCTGGCGGCGGGCTGGTGCTGGGTTTTCCCAACGCCCGCTACAGCGGCGGCGAACTCAGCTATGGCGCGCGGCTGCGCAATTTCGAGCGGCCTGACCTCAGCCTGCTGATGGCGGACGTGGCCCAGGCCCGGCGCTACCTGAACAAACACGGCTACAAGGTCTTCGTGACCGGCAAGTACGAGGTGCTGGTCACGGCCCTGCCGGCGGCAGCCCGCACCCCGACTGGGCTGGAACTGTAA
- the gcvT gene encoding glycine cleavage system aminomethyltransferase GcvT, with translation MVPFGGWDMPVQYAGLKAEHQAVRENVGMFDVSHMGEFRFTGPGALAFLQYVTPNDVSKLRPGRAQYNWLPGAEGGLVDDIFIYQAGEQEYLMVVNAGNIVKDWAHLQALAGDYDVQMTDESEQWVLLAVQGPKAAETLNELTDADLLAAKRNSFFPGRLLDHDVFFARTGYTGEDGFEVFVKAAEGEAVWEALLERGVTPAGLGARDTLRLEAGFPLYGHEFSDTIHPLSSTYSWVVKDKPYLGRANMDQAPRQKLIGLKLEKIPVREGYPVYQGDRQVGVVTSGSTSPTLGHPIAMALVDAEAAGAEQFEVEVRGKRHPAERTELPFHKAK, from the coding sequence ATGGTTCCGTTTGGCGGCTGGGACATGCCGGTGCAGTACGCGGGCCTGAAGGCCGAGCATCAGGCGGTGCGGGAAAACGTGGGCATGTTCGACGTGTCGCACATGGGCGAGTTCCGCTTTACCGGCCCCGGCGCGCTGGCTTTCCTGCAGTACGTGACGCCCAACGATGTCAGCAAGCTCCGGCCCGGCCGCGCCCAGTACAATTGGCTGCCCGGCGCCGAGGGCGGGCTGGTGGACGACATCTTTATCTACCAGGCTGGCGAGCAGGAGTACCTGATGGTGGTCAATGCCGGCAACATCGTCAAGGACTGGGCGCACCTGCAGGCGCTGGCCGGCGACTACGACGTGCAGATGACCGACGAGTCGGAGCAGTGGGTGCTGCTGGCGGTGCAGGGCCCCAAAGCGGCTGAGACGCTGAATGAGCTAACCGACGCCGACCTGCTGGCAGCCAAACGCAACTCCTTTTTCCCCGGACGGCTGCTGGACCATGACGTGTTCTTTGCCCGCACCGGCTACACCGGCGAGGACGGCTTTGAGGTGTTCGTGAAAGCGGCCGAAGGCGAAGCTGTCTGGGAAGCCCTGCTGGAACGGGGCGTCACGCCCGCCGGCCTGGGCGCCCGTGACACCCTGCGGCTGGAAGCCGGCTTCCCGCTCTACGGCCACGAGTTCAGTGACACCATTCACCCGCTGAGCAGCACCTACAGCTGGGTGGTCAAGGACAAACCCTATCTGGGCCGCGCTAACATGGATCAGGCTCCCCGCCAGAAACTGATCGGTCTGAAACTGGAAAAAATCCCCGTGCGGGAAGGCTACCCGGTCTACCAGGGTGATCGGCAGGTCGGTGTGGTAACCAGCGGCAGCACCAGTCCCACCCTGGGCCACCCCATCGCAATGGCCCTGGTGGACGCGGAGGCCGCCGGCGCCGAACAGTTCGAGGTGGAAGTGCGCGGCAAGCGCCATCCGGCCGAGCGCACCGAGCTTCCCTTTCACAAGGCCAAATAA
- a CDS encoding PIN domain-containing protein, translated as MTPTRCVLDASSLLSYILNREGADSVAELLESSAMHAVTWTEMLTQLSRRADVHEPDLVAARLKKLIHIDVGQGEDAERAAQLASLGPQSGLSLGDRYALAMAARLGVPVVTAHSHWTELDLSRLPAAPQLHLIRQA; from the coding sequence ATGACACCCACCCGCTGTGTGCTGGACGCCAGCTCGCTGCTCAGCTATATCCTCAACCGGGAAGGCGCCGACAGTGTGGCCGAACTGCTGGAAAGTTCGGCCATGCACGCCGTCACCTGGACCGAAATGCTCACCCAGCTGTCGCGCCGCGCCGATGTTCACGAACCCGACCTGGTGGCCGCCCGCCTGAAAAAGCTCATTCATATCGACGTGGGCCAGGGCGAGGACGCTGAGCGGGCCGCGCAGCTGGCCAGCCTAGGCCCACAGTCGGGCCTCTCGCTGGGCGACCGGTACGCTCTGGCGATGGCCGCGCGGTTGGGCGTGCCGGTGGTCACCGCGCACAGCCACTGGACCGAGCTGGACCTCAGCCGGCTGCCGGCGGCGCCGCAGCTGCACCTCATCCGGCAAGCCTGA
- a CDS encoding tRNA (guanine(46)-N(7))-methyltransferase TrmB, producing MIYRLGDFQFPSAPEQLYPETPQRPWVLEVGFGDGRFWPHYARTFAEVPNYLGVELSGVSLLKANRWLKAAGLTNAVLTKLPAEVLVREVIPHGALDEIVVNFPDPWPKAGHEDHRLLRAPFFQLAASRLKPGGAVLLTTDHDEYFEFACEQAAASGVMRTELTQPPAAALETKYALKWRDLGLSPRHARFVPTAHPAVPSSGYAPFPADPEDPAVPHSIVQLPDSFDPQTFSKHTAVHPRGAWTVVLLDLYASLRRSDHGRSWVALAHVEEGGLTQEVLIDVTAREDGSTLVRLSRFSGPIITPGVKAAVGVLTDVLAGLGAEVRHRGY from the coding sequence ATGATTTACCGCCTGGGTGATTTTCAGTTTCCGTCGGCCCCCGAGCAACTGTATCCGGAGACACCGCAGCGGCCCTGGGTGCTGGAAGTGGGCTTCGGTGACGGCCGGTTCTGGCCGCACTACGCCCGCACCTTTGCCGAGGTGCCCAATTACCTGGGCGTGGAACTCAGCGGGGTGTCGCTGCTCAAGGCGAACCGCTGGCTCAAAGCGGCTGGCCTGACGAATGCCGTGCTGACCAAGCTGCCTGCCGAGGTGCTGGTGCGCGAGGTGATTCCCCACGGGGCGCTGGACGAGATCGTGGTGAATTTCCCCGACCCCTGGCCCAAGGCCGGCCACGAAGACCACCGGCTGCTGCGCGCTCCTTTTTTCCAGCTGGCCGCCAGCCGCCTGAAACCCGGCGGGGCCGTTCTGCTGACCACCGACCACGACGAATACTTCGAGTTTGCCTGCGAGCAGGCGGCGGCCAGCGGGGTGATGCGCACCGAGCTGACTCAGCCGCCGGCCGCTGCGCTGGAAACCAAATACGCCCTGAAGTGGCGCGACCTGGGCCTCAGCCCCCGGCACGCCCGCTTTGTGCCCACCGCCCACCCGGCCGTGCCCAGTAGCGGCTACGCGCCTTTCCCCGCCGACCCGGAGGACCCCGCCGTGCCCCACAGCATCGTTCAGCTGCCTGACAGCTTTGACCCCCAGACCTTCAGTAAGCACACGGCCGTTCACCCGCGCGGCGCCTGGACCGTGGTGCTGCTGGACCTGTACGCCAGCCTGCGCCGCAGCGACCACGGCCGCAGCTGGGTGGCGCTAGCCCACGTGGAGGAGGGCGGCCTGACCCAGGAAGTTCTGATTGATGTCACTGCCCGCGAGGACGGCAGCACCCTGGTGCGCCTGAGCCGCTTCAGTGGGCCGATCATCACGCCCGGCGTGAAAGCGGCTGTCGGCGTGCTGACCGATGTTCTGGCGGGCCTGGGCGCCGAGGTGAGGCACCGAGGCTACTAG
- the gcvP gene encoding aminomethyl-transferring glycine dehydrogenase — protein sequence MIRLNDLLQTDDFIRRHIGPSETEQAEMLGTLGLSSLDELTDTTLPDPIKFSGELQVGEPVPEAQALANLKAVAAKNKVFRSYIGMGYFGTHVPPVILRNMLENPGWYTAYTPYQAEISQGRLEMLLNFQQTVQDMTGMPISNASLLDEATAAAEAMTLAKRQSKNKGSNVFFVADNVHPQTLDVVKTRAEYFGFEVQTGGAGAIPEGAFGALVGYPGTHGEVLNLAPIAEKAHAQGAALIVATDLLACALLTPPGEQGADIVVGSAQRFGVPMGFGGPHAAFLACQKGFERSMPGRVIGVSKDARGNTALRMAMQTREQHIRREKATSNICTAQALLANMAAAYAVWHGPEGIRTIAERVHRMTGILAKALNDAGIKTNETFFDTLSFEVKYWEDVITRQQEKKINFRVQKTGDIKDHTLGWFCISLDETVTPQDLADIIEVVTGKQVDVQKLDADAVDGIPAPLKRQSDFLTHPVFNTHHSEHAMLRYLKGLENKDYSLTHGMIPLGSCTMKLNATTEMIPVTWPEFGGLHPFAPESQTQGYAEMLAELERWLADITGYDAVSMQPNSGAQGEYAGLLTIRKYQAAQGQGHRDVCLIPASAHGTNPASAAMMGMRVVVVKTDEQGNIDFEDLKAQAEKHSDNLSALMITYPSTHGVYEDNVRDVCGLIHQHGGQVYLDGANMNAMVGVAKPGLIGGDVSHLNLHKTFAIPHGGGGPGMGPIGVKSHLAPYLPGHDVAPTSDSKTGAVSAAPYGSASILPISYLYIRLLGSRGLRQSTQVAILNANYIAKRLEGAYPVLYTGKNGRVAHECIIDIRPLKADTGVTEEDIAKRLMDYGFHAPTMSFPVPGTLMIEPTESEPKAELDRFVDAMLNIRREIQEIQDGTISHGDSPLHHAPHTQSDLIADEWDRAYSRATAAFPSRYQRQQKFWPAVNRVDNVFGDRNFVCSCPPTEEYAEFEFSE from the coding sequence ATGATCCGACTGAATGACCTTCTCCAGACCGACGATTTTATCCGCCGTCATATCGGCCCGAGTGAAACCGAGCAGGCCGAGATGCTGGGTACGCTGGGCCTGTCCAGCCTGGACGAGCTGACCGACACCACCCTGCCCGATCCCATCAAGTTCAGCGGCGAGCTGCAGGTGGGCGAGCCGGTGCCTGAAGCTCAAGCTCTGGCCAACCTGAAAGCCGTGGCCGCCAAGAATAAGGTGTTCCGCTCCTACATCGGTATGGGGTACTTCGGCACGCACGTTCCGCCGGTGATTCTGCGCAACATGCTGGAAAACCCCGGCTGGTACACCGCCTACACGCCCTACCAGGCCGAGATTTCGCAGGGGCGGCTGGAAATGCTGCTCAACTTTCAGCAGACAGTGCAGGACATGACCGGGATGCCCATCAGCAACGCCTCGCTGCTGGACGAGGCCACCGCTGCCGCCGAAGCGATGACCCTGGCCAAGCGTCAGAGCAAGAACAAGGGCAGCAACGTCTTTTTCGTGGCCGACAACGTGCATCCGCAGACGCTGGACGTGGTGAAGACCCGCGCCGAGTACTTCGGGTTCGAGGTGCAGACGGGCGGCGCGGGCGCCATCCCCGAGGGAGCCTTCGGGGCGCTGGTGGGTTACCCCGGCACCCACGGCGAAGTCCTGAACCTCGCGCCGATTGCGGAGAAGGCCCACGCCCAGGGCGCGGCACTCATCGTCGCCACTGACCTGCTGGCCTGCGCCCTGCTGACCCCTCCCGGCGAGCAAGGCGCGGACATCGTGGTGGGCAGCGCCCAGCGTTTCGGCGTGCCGATGGGCTTCGGTGGGCCGCACGCGGCGTTCCTGGCCTGCCAGAAGGGCTTCGAGCGCTCTATGCCGGGCCGCGTCATCGGCGTGAGCAAGGACGCGCGCGGCAACACCGCCCTGCGGATGGCGATGCAGACCCGCGAGCAGCACATCCGCCGCGAGAAGGCCACCTCTAACATCTGCACCGCGCAGGCGCTGCTGGCGAACATGGCCGCCGCCTACGCCGTGTGGCACGGGCCAGAAGGCATCCGGACCATTGCCGAGCGCGTCCACCGCATGACTGGGATTCTGGCGAAGGCGCTGAACGACGCTGGCATCAAGACGAATGAGACGTTCTTCGATACGCTGAGTTTTGAAGTCAAATATTGGGAAGATGTCATCACACGCCAACAGGAAAAGAAAATCAATTTCCGCGTTCAAAAGACTGGTGACATCAAAGACCATACGCTCGGCTGGTTCTGTATCAGCCTCGACGAAACCGTCACTCCGCAAGACCTCGCCGACATCATCGAAGTGGTGACGGGCAAGCAAGTGGATGTGCAGAAGCTAGATGCCGACGCGGTGGACGGCATCCCCGCCCCCCTCAAGCGCCAGTCGGACTTCCTCACCCACCCGGTCTTCAACACGCACCACTCCGAGCACGCCATGTTGCGTTACCTCAAGGGGCTGGAGAACAAGGATTACAGCCTCACGCACGGCATGATTCCGCTGGGGAGCTGCACCATGAAGCTCAACGCCACCACCGAGATGATTCCGGTGACGTGGCCCGAGTTCGGCGGCCTGCACCCCTTCGCGCCCGAGTCGCAGACGCAGGGCTACGCCGAGATGCTGGCCGAGCTGGAGCGCTGGCTGGCCGACATCACCGGCTACGACGCCGTGTCCATGCAGCCCAACTCCGGGGCGCAGGGCGAGTACGCGGGCCTGCTGACCATCCGCAAGTATCAGGCGGCGCAGGGCCAGGGCCACCGCGACGTGTGCCTGATTCCGGCCAGCGCCCACGGCACCAACCCGGCCAGCGCCGCCATGATGGGCATGCGGGTGGTGGTGGTCAAAACCGACGAGCAGGGCAACATCGACTTTGAAGACCTGAAAGCCCAGGCTGAAAAGCACTCGGACAACCTCAGTGCCCTGATGATCACCTACCCCTCCACCCACGGCGTGTACGAGGACAATGTCCGCGACGTGTGCGGCCTGATTCACCAGCACGGCGGGCAGGTGTACCTCGACGGCGCCAACATGAACGCGATGGTCGGGGTCGCCAAGCCGGGTCTGATCGGCGGCGACGTGAGCCACCTCAACCTGCACAAGACCTTCGCCATTCCCCACGGCGGCGGCGGCCCTGGCATGGGCCCGATTGGGGTGAAGTCGCACCTGGCTCCTTATCTGCCCGGGCATGATGTGGCGCCCACCAGCGACAGCAAGACTGGTGCAGTGAGCGCGGCGCCCTACGGCAGTGCCTCGATCCTGCCGATCAGCTACCTGTATATCCGTCTGCTGGGCAGCCGTGGCCTGCGCCAGAGCACCCAGGTCGCCATTCTGAACGCCAACTACATCGCCAAGCGGCTGGAGGGCGCCTACCCGGTGCTGTACACCGGTAAGAATGGCCGGGTGGCCCACGAATGCATCATTGACATCCGTCCGCTGAAGGCCGATACCGGCGTGACCGAGGAAGACATCGCCAAGCGCCTGATGGACTACGGCTTCCACGCGCCCACCATGAGCTTCCCGGTGCCTGGTACCCTGATGATCGAGCCCACCGAGTCCGAGCCGAAAGCCGAGCTGGACCGTTTTGTGGACGCCATGCTGAACATCCGCCGCGAGATTCAGGAGATTCAGGACGGCACCATCAGCCACGGCGACAGCCCGCTGCACCACGCCCCGCACACCCAGAGCGACCTGATAGCCGACGAGTGGGACCGGGCCTACAGCCGCGCCACCGCCGCGTTCCCCAGCCGCTACCAGCGCCAGCAGAAGTTCTGGCCGGCCGTGAACCGGGTGGACAACGTGTTTGGTGACCGCAACTTCGTGTGCTCCTGCCCGCCCACCGAGGAATACGCCGAGTTCGAATTCAGCGAGTAA